The sequence below is a genomic window from Nocardia fluminea.
GCCGAAGCCAGGATGGTTCAGCTCGCCGAGCGGATCGCCGATCTGCAGCGGATGCAGCAGTCGCTCGCGGAGCTGGTTGCCACCTGCGAACGCCCGCAGAGCGACCGGAGCTGTCCTCTTCTACACACCCTCCACAACGACGAGGAAGGCGAACGATGAAGTTGGAGATTCTGCAGGTCCCCGACTGTCCCAACGTATCGGTGTTGGAGGAGCGGATCCGAGAGGCTATCGGTAGCGAGCTGGTTGAGGTGGACATCGTGCACCGCGTGCTCGATACCGCCTCCGACGCTGCCGCTGCGGGTATGACCGGCTCGCCGACCCTGCTCGTCGACGGCAAGGATCCTTTCGCCGTACCGGGTCAGGCCCCGAGCGTGTCGTGCCGACTGTATCGGTCCGAGATCGGCGCGGTGAGCGGTGCGCCGTCGGTGGTTGCGCTGCGCGGGGCACTGCACTCGGCGGACTCCTCCACTACATCGGGCAGCACACCAGGTGTCGCTGTGGACTGCTGTGCTCCGGCATCGGGCGAGTCGTCGGCCGCTGCGGTGCTGGGTGCGTGGCGCGCGGCAGCCCAGCCCACCGACCCCAGCGAACGGGCGGTTCATCACGCGATCCTGCTTGGTTTCGCCAGCAGCGGCCAGGCACCCGCGGCAGCGGATCTGGCCGCGGTCGCGGCAAAGCACGATGCGTCGGTCGCGCAGGTCCTCGAACGTCTGCACACAGCAGATGTGATCCGCCTCAGCAGGTCCGGCAACGTCGAGTCGGCATATCCATTCTCTGCCGCACCGACACCGCACCGAGTCCGGATCGCCACTGGGGCACAGGTTTACGCGATGTGCGCCATCGATGCCTTGGGCATCGCCGCCATGCTCGACACCGATGTCGCTATCGAATCGGTCGACCCCTCGACGGGCGAACCGATCACGGTGACCATCCGCGACGCGATCGTGGCGGCGCAACCACCGACCACGGTGGTGTTCGTCGGCGCGCAGGCAACGCCGGGCCCGTCCGCGGACACCTGCTGCAGCTACCTGAACTTCTTCGGCGATCGGCCGACCGCGCAAAACTGGGCAGACGCTCACCCCCAGGTCGGTGGGATCATCCTGGACCTCGCCGACGCCCAACTTCTGGGCACGCGCATCTTCGGGAACCAGCTGCGCGCCTGATTGCGCTGCGCGATCTGGAACAGCCTCGCTGGGGCCAACAGGTTGGCTCGTTGGTGAGTGTGAGTGGTCATGTCCTGCGCTCCGTCGTGGTGACCCGGTGTTCGGGTCGCCGAGTCAGTGCTGCGGGGGCGGCGGCGATGAGTACGGCCAGGGCGGCGTAGCCGAGGGTGAGCGTGGCCGCCGCAGCGACACCGGCCACCAGCAGAGGTCCGCCCGCGTCACCGAGCTCGCGGCCGAGTTCGGCGGCACCCATCGTTTGGCCCATCCGCTCATCGGGGGTGGCCGCGGCCAAGGTAGCGAACGCCAGCGGTGTGATCAAGCCTGTACCGATCCCGATACCGATCGCGGCCATCAGTACCCCGGTCAAACCCGGCAGCATGGCGCATCCCAGTCCGGCCGCGGTGATCACCAGTCCGGCGGTGATCCCGGTGCGGGCGGACAGGCGCCCGTCATCCAATGCCCGGCCCGCGCGGGGCTGCACCAACGCCGCGCTCGCGGCCAGGAGTGAGACCGCGGCACCGGTGACCACCGGTCCGAGACCGGCGGCGGCCCCGGACACGGGCAGGAATCCGACACCCACCGACAGGGCGGCGGTGGCGGCGGCGAGCGCGGCGGTCGGGCGCAGAAACGACCCGTCCGACAGGCGCCGCGCCAGGTCGAGCACGGTTTGCCTGGCGCGTGGAAGCGGCGGAATCGACGGGACCGCGCACGCCGCCCACACCGCCACCCCGACCGCGAGGACCGTCATGACCACGAACAGCAACGACAGCCCGCCGACCCAGACGATGGCACCACCGAGCAGCGGACCCAGGGTGTAGCCGATGCTCTTGTAGAACCCGTAGCTGCCGAATGCTTTGCCCTGCTTGGCTTTCGGATGCATGCGAGCGACCAGGGCGCTCGCTGCGGGGGAGAATGCCGAGGCGCCCGCGCCTTGGCCGAGGCGGGCCAGCCACAGCCAGCTCGGGTCGTCGACGACCACGAACACCGCCGACGCCGCGGCGAAGGCGATCAGCCCGCCGATCAGTACCGGACGCGCGCCGACCCGGTCCGCGATCGACCCGAACACCGGCTTGAGCACCACTTCGGCACCGTCGTACAGGGCCAGCAACAACCCCAGATACAGCAGTGAACTCCGCAGGTCCCCGGTCTCGGTGCCCAGGTTCGCCGCGATGCCGTGTGCGCCGAACGCGGTGGTGAAACCCGCCGCGTAGAGCGGCCACATCCGCCATCGAGGCGGCACCGGCGCAGGGGGAATGGTGATCACAGCGCACCCTCTGCGGACGGGTCGGGGGCGTGAAGGGCGGCGAAGACCCGTTCGGTGTAGTCCGCGAACCGCTCGGTGCAGTGCTGCAACCGTCGCGCCGCCTCGGCGGCGCTCGGCGCGCCGAACACATCACGGGCCTTGACGTCGCGGTGCCAGCGCCGCAGGCGTTCGAGGCTCTGCTCTTCCTCCTCGAGCTCGGCGAGGGTGAACTTGGCGGTGCGGATCTCCTTGTCCAGCTCCGCCTCGTACTTGCCGCAGTCGGCCACGAACTCCGACCAATCGTCCTCCCGTGCGGCAGTGAACATCGCCTCGAAACGAGCGGTGTCGCCCGCGCTGACGCCCGAAGCATGCAACGAGATCGCCTCACCGCCAGCCCCTTCGGTCAGCTCCAACGCCCGTGCGATACCGGCCGCGAAAACGGGTACGTCCGGTGCCGCCCAGACGCCTTGGCCCAGCGACAACGCGCCCACCTTGCGCAATTCCCGCCAGACCGCCACGCGATGGCGCGATGGATCGGATGGCAGCTTCACCAGCAGCACGATCCACCGAATCGACGATTCACTCTCAGTCACAAGACAGAATGTATCAGGCGTTACATCTGACACGGAAACGCCTGGATCGCGAGTCGTGGCTAGGCGGTGTTTAAGAAGTGGCCGTTGCCGCGCCAGATGTTGATGGCTGCGGATATGGACAGTGAACCGTCGACTTGTCTGATGGGGCGGTTGCGTGGTCCGGGGTCAGCTGCCCCGTAGCGTGCCGCAGGAGATCGGGTGGGCTGACTCGTGAACCGTCTGTCGCCCTTGGGGGTTGACTTGCCCGTGATGTGTCCACCCACCCGGTCTCCGTTCGCGGCTTGACTCAACAGAGGTGTGACGACAACGTGCTGTGAGAGGTTCTCGAAGTCGACTTGTCGGCCGCGGATTCCCTATCCGACGAGGCAAGGAACCCGATTCGATGATGCTGATCGGCGTCGATCCACACAAGTCCAGCCACACCGCGACCGCGGTCGATCCCGCGACGAATACTGACCTGGGGTCGATCCGAATCGATGCCAGCAGTGCCGGCTATCGACGGTTGATGACATGGGCTCGGCAATGGCCGCAACACACCTGGGCAGTCGAGAATGCCGAAGGACTCGGTCACCATCTAGCAATGTGGCTAGTGGCCGCCGGTGAGAATGTGGTCGACGTTGCGCCGGCCGCGACGGCACGGGTGCGACAGCTTTCCCGTGGCGGACGTCGTAAGAACGACCGGATCGACGCCGCTGCGGCGGCGAGTGTTGCTGCGTTGCACGGTGATGCCCGCCCAGTCCTCGCGGAAACACACGTCGATTCCCTCGCGCTGCTCGACGAGCGACGCAAGAACCTGTCCAGCAACAGAACTCGATCAGTCAATCAGTTGCACGCGTTGCTACGCGAGTTGCTGGCCGGTGGTGTGCCCACGGATCTGACTGCAGCGAAAGCCGCCGCAGTGTTGCGGGGTCTGCGCCCGGTCACCACCACCGGGCGAGTACGGAAGTCTGTCGCGAAAGACCTCGTCGCCGACATCAAGCGCTACGACATTCAGCTTGCCGACAATGCTGTCGCGATGAGTGAGCTGCTTGACCTGCACGGCACAAGACTTCGTGAGATTGCCGGTGTCGGGCCCGTGATGGCGACTCGGATCATCGGTCGCACGCGGCGAGCGAGCAGGTTCCCGAACGCCGGCGCTTACGCCAACTACACCGGCACCGCACCCGTCGAGATCGCTAGCGCCGAGTCGTCTCGCCACCGACTGTCGCGCTACGGCGATCGGGAGCTGAATTCTGCCCTGCATACCGTCGCTGTGATCCAGATCCGGATGATCGGCAGCGCCGGACGGTGCTACTACGACAAGAAGATC
It includes:
- a CDS encoding MFS transporter; the encoded protein is MWPLYAAGFTTAFGAHGIAANLGTETGDLRSSLLYLGLLLALYDGAEVVLKPVFGSIADRVGARPVLIGGLIAFAAASAVFVVVDDPSWLWLARLGQGAGASAFSPAASALVARMHPKAKQGKAFGSYGFYKSIGYTLGPLLGGAIVWVGGLSLLFVVMTVLAVGVAVWAACAVPSIPPLPRARQTVLDLARRLSDGSFLRPTAALAAATAALSVGVGFLPVSGAAAGLGPVVTGAAVSLLAASAALVQPRAGRALDDGRLSARTGITAGLVITAAGLGCAMLPGLTGVLMAAIGIGIGTGLITPLAFATLAAATPDERMGQTMGAAELGRELGDAGGPLLVAGVAAAATLTLGYAALAVLIAAAPAALTRRPEHRVTTTERRT
- a CDS encoding Chromate resistance protein ChrB; its protein translation is MTESESSIRWIVLLVKLPSDPSRHRVAVWRELRKVGALSLGQGVWAAPDVPVFAAGIARALELTEGAGGEAISLHASGVSAGDTARFEAMFTAAREDDWSEFVADCGKYEAELDKEIRTAKFTLAELEEEEQSLERLRRWHRDVKARDVFGAPSAAEAARRLQHCTERFADYTERVFAALHAPDPSAEGAL
- the merB gene encoding organomercurial lyase, yielding MKLEILQVPDCPNVSVLEERIREAIGSELVEVDIVHRVLDTASDAAAAGMTGSPTLLVDGKDPFAVPGQAPSVSCRLYRSEIGAVSGAPSVVALRGALHSADSSTTSGSTPGVAVDCCAPASGESSAAAVLGAWRAAAQPTDPSERAVHHAILLGFASSGQAPAAADLAAVAAKHDASVAQVLERLHTADVIRLSRSGNVESAYPFSAAPTPHRVRIATGAQVYAMCAIDALGIAAMLDTDVAIESVDPSTGEPITVTIRDAIVAAQPPTTVVFVGAQATPGPSADTCCSYLNFFGDRPTAQNWADAHPQVGGIILDLADAQLLGTRIFGNQLRA
- a CDS encoding IS110 family RNA-guided transposase, with protein sequence MMLIGVDPHKSSHTATAVDPATNTDLGSIRIDASSAGYRRLMTWARQWPQHTWAVENAEGLGHHLAMWLVAAGENVVDVAPAATARVRQLSRGGRRKNDRIDAAAAASVAALHGDARPVLAETHVDSLALLDERRKNLSSNRTRSVNQLHALLRELLAGGVPTDLTAAKAAAVLRGLRPVTTTGRVRKSVAKDLVADIKRYDIQLADNAVAMSELLDLHGTRLREIAGVGPVMATRIIGRTRRASRFPNAGAYANYTGTAPVEIASAESSRHRLSRYGDRELNSALHTVAVIQIRMIGSAGRCYYDKKISEGKSPKEAKRCLKRRLADLCWRTMIRDERQAARTSPTGRADAG